The DNA region TAACGGTAAATTTTCAAAATGATAAGATGGATTAATATTATACACAAAATGATTACCGTATTTACTATGAATATTCAACCTTGCACCAGCATTAATATTCAAACCAAAATTGGAATTATAAACCGCCGTCACATAAGGATCAATCAAATTATATGTTGCCAGCTCATTTGGAATATTCGTGTATAAACTATTAATTGACATATCAAAAAACTGAAATTGGGTTCCAGTTACAACAAAGAAATCAGTTGAAATTTGATATTTGTTAAATGCATCTACACTTACATTTCTTGATTTATACTTTGTTAAACCTCCATACTGAAACAAACCTCTATCCATTAAACTAGCAGCAGTATTTACTACTAATTCTCCATTATCATATTTATATTTTGGTGAAAACCCAACTCTGTATTGCTCCGATTTTCCATAGTTATTTGGGTTATCTGCAAATGCATTATCATCAAAATCATTTTTAAGGCGATCATAATTAGCAAAAAAATCAAAACTTAATTTTTTCGTAGGGGTAAAACCAAATTTCACCAAACTATTAACTCTTGAAAAACTATCGTCTTCAAAGCTCTCACCATTAGGAGCTTTTGCCTCTGAAATACCCGTAATCTCGCTACTATTTAAAGAAGCGAAATAATTGAACTTTTCTGTTTTTCCATTAAACAAAAATCCTTGATTGTATTCCTGAGCCGAATAATCTTTATCTTGAGCTGTTGTTTGAGTACCTACATTCATATACACATTTCCAGCAATCGGTTTTTTAGCCGCTTTTTTCAAAGTAATATTAATCACACCAGTAGCTGCTCCAGTACCATACAATGTACTCGCAGCTCCTTTCATAATTTCAATACTTTCAACCTGCTCTACAGGAATCAAACGTAAATCGTAATCAAAATTAATTCCAGAAGCATCAGTAACAGGAATTCCATCAATCAAAATTAAAGTTTGACGATTACGCCCTCCTCTTATGTAATAGCTTTGATTCTTACCTGCACTACTCTGGTTACCATTAACTTCAACACCAGCCACTGTACTCAAAACAGTAGCCACTGACTGTCCTGGTCTTTTTTTCAAATCATCAGCAGTAATTTTCACAATTACCTTACCTGATTTTTCTTTTGGTAAAGCAAACTTAGAATCTGAAATAACGACCTCTTCTAATTCATTTGCAGCCGATTGGATTACTCCTTTTTTTGTGCCAAAGCACATGCACTTACTAACACGAATAACGCACTAATACGAACGATTTTTTTGTTCATTTTAAAAACATTTAATAACAGTAATCACTGTTACATGACTAATAAATGGGAGAAAAGCATAGAATTACCCATACCCAAACCTTTTTTCCCGAAAGTTTGATACTCGATGTAAAAAGGCAGGTCTCCTGGCTTGCGTCTTGTTGTTGACCTTCTCATCCGCCGTGGCGGACAATGGTTTTGTAGAAACAACAAGCTTGATAGCATACAGTTGCGGGTACAGCTCGGGATTTAAGATTTTAGAATAAAGATTTAAGATTTCTGATTTTACATCCTGAAATCTAACTTCTGTTTCTAAACGCTTTCACCTGATTCCCTTTTAAGGCTATTTCTTAATTTGAAAAAGCCACCTCAATACGGCAGCAAAGATAAAACTTAATTTAGTAATTAATCAAATTTATGTTTTAAGGAAAAAACATATTTTTATATATCCAAAAATTCGATGAAAAATTCATTTTCAAAAATAAAACCGAAGATTTAATAACATAAACTATTGAATTCATCCTAAAAAACGGACTCTTTTTTTTACAATTTCCTATACCTTTGCCCAAATTTAAAATTTAATTAATGAATTTATTTTTCAAAAAAATCATATTTCTGATCGTATTAGTCAACTTTGTTTCTTGCAAAAAGAACGAACATTCAACTACAACTTCTGATACATCACAAAAAAATGAAATTGAATATTCAACTAATCTTTCTATTTATAAATACAAGAGCTATTCTATCGTAAAAATTAGTAATCCTTGGCCAGATGCTAATAAAGATTTCACCTATATTTTGAAAGAAAAAAATGCCACAATACCTGATAGTCTTTCTAAATACACCTCAATTACTATCCCATTACAATCTATTGTAGTGACTTCTACCACCAATATTCCTTTTATCGAAATGTTGAATGAAGAAAGAAAATTATTAGGATTCCCTCATACCGATTATATTTCATCCCAAAAAACAAGACAATTAATTGATGAGGGGATTGTTAAAAATATAGGTCAAAATGAACGTTTAGATATTGAAAAACTGATTGATTTAGCACCAGAAGTAATTGTAGCTTTTGGGATTGACAACAATAACCCTATGATTGCCAACTTAGAAAAAAGCGGATTAAAAGTCCTGATTCAAGCTGACTGGATGGAACAATCACCACTAGGAAAAGCCGAATGGATAAAATTATACGCAGCATTGTTTGGGAAAGAAAAAGAAGGAAAAAAACTTTTTGATGCCATTGTAAAAAACTACAACGACGCACTGAAATTAGTAGCGAATCAAAAAGCCGAAGCTACTGTTTTATATGGTTCCATATATCAAAATCAATGGTTTGTTGCCAAAGGAAACAGCTGGGTTGCACAGTTTATGAAAGATGCTAAATCCAATTATTTATGGGCCAATACTGAAGGAAGCGGAAGCCTTGGATTGCCTTTCGAAAAAATTTTAGAAAAAGCAAAAACGGCTCAAGTTTGGATTGCAACTGGTTCTTTTAAAAACTTAAAAGAATTAGGTAATAGCAATCCTCATTACAACCAATTCAATGCTTTTACTCAAAAAAACGTATATACTTTTGAAAGTAAATTAGGAGCCACTGGCGGAACTATTTATTACGAACTTGCCCCTAGCCGCCCTGACTTAGTTTTAAAAGATTATATCAAAATTTTTCATCCTGAATTACTTCCGGATTATAATTTTACTTTTGTACAAAAACTAAATTAGTCGAATTGAAAAAACAAAAGCAACATAGTCTTACTTTTTTCTTTCTTGTAATAGGACTGCTATTTTTATTTTTCACCAATATTAGTTTGGGTTCTATCAATATTCCATTCAAGGAAATATACCATAGTTTGACAGGTGGAATAGCCAGTAAATCTAGCTGGGAATACATCATCATTAATTACCGATTACCAAAAGCAATTACAGTAGTTTTAGTGGGTTTTGGACTTAGTACCAGCGGTTTATTAATGCAAACACTTTTTAGAAATCCCTTAGCAGGTCCCTATGTGCTAGGCTTAAGTTCGGGGGCGAGTTTAGGTGTGGCTTTTGTAATTTTAGGTGCTAGTTTACTCCCGGGTTTTTTACAAAAAATAGTATTATCTCCTTATGGAATCGTATTGGCTTCTACTTTAGGAAGCACAACCGTTTTATTGGCTGTCATAGTAGTTTCCATTCGTTTACGTGATACCATGACCATCTTAATTGTGGGACTAATGTTTGGTAGTTTAAGCTCCGCCATTGTGGGAACTTTAAGTTTTTTTAGTACTGCCGAACAATTACAAAAATTCACCTTTTGGTCACTAGGAAATTTAGGAAATCTTTCGTGGAATTCTATTATTATACTCGCCATTTGTGTTAGTTTAGGATTACTATTAAGTTTGGCTAGTATTAAAGCTTTAAATGCTTTACTTCTGGGTGAAAATTACGCTCGAAGTCTGGGGCTAAATTATCAAAAATCGAGATTAATAATTATTTTGGCAACCAGTATTTTAGCTGGAAGTATTACAGCATTTGCAGGACCAATTGCTTTTATCGGATTAGCAGTACCGCATATCGCAAAATTGGTTTTTCAAACCAGCAATCATACCATTTTGTTTTGGAGTACCTTGCTTTTTGGCGCAATGATTATGCTTGTTTGCGATACAATATCACAGGTTCCTGGTGGAGAAATAAGCTTACCAATCAACGCGGTAACTTCTATTTTTGGGGCTCCAATTGTGATTTGGTTATTAGTTAGAAAACAAAAAATGATTGGATAATAAGTTCCATTTTTTCTTAATCAAAATCAGTGATGAAGCGTTTTTTATTTGTAAACCAAACCCAGTAAAACCATAAATTTTCTAAATCCATAAATTTATTTAAAAAACAAACTTCATTTTGTTAGATTTCAAATAATAGAGGGTAATAAACAGTATTCTGTTAAAACTTTATCCAATAGGGACTTTCAAAAACAGAAATATTCCTTAAATTCGCAATCTCAATTGATTTTAAGTGAAAGCTGCTTTGGCAAACTTCATTTTTACAACTGAATAAAAAAAAACATAAAAATGACTTGAGCTTGCTCATCGCATTTCACCATTAAAAAACAAATAAATACAAAGAAATGACTTGAGCTTGCTCATGCATTTCACCAATAAAAAACAAATAAATAGATAGAAATGAAATACGACGTAATTGTTTTAGGAAGTGGTCCTGGCGGATATGTAACTGCTATTAGAGCATCACAATTAGGCTTTAAAGTAGCCGTAGTTGAAAAAGAAAACTTAGGTGGAGTTTGTTTGAACTGGGGATGTATCCCAACGAAAGCATTATTGAAATCTGCTCAGGTTTTTGATTATCTAAAACACGCTTCCGATTACGGATTGACAGTTTCTGAATTTGACAAAGATTTCCCTGCGGTTATCAAACGTAGCCGAAATGTTGCTGACGGAATGAGCAAAGGAATTACTTTCCTAATGAAAAAAAACAAAATTGACGTTATCGAAGGTTTTGGAAAATTAAAACCAGGTAAAAAATTAGACGTTACTGCTAAGGATGGTAATGTTACTGAATATAGTGCCGATCATATCATTATTGCAACAGGAGCTCGCTCTCGTGAGTTACCAAACTTACCACAAGATGGTGTAAAAGTTATCGGATACCGTCAAGCAATGACTTTGCCTGAACAACCAAAAAAGATGATTATCGTAGGTTCAGGAGCAATCGGAGTAGAATTTGCTCACTTCTACAACTCTATGGGAACTGAAGTTACAATAGTTGAATTTATGCCAAATGTAGTTCCTGTTGAAGATGAAGACATCTCAAAAGAATTTGAAAAAGCATTGAAAAAATCAGGAATTACTGTGATGACTAATTCTTCTGTAGAGCGAATCGATACAACAGGAAAAGGAGTTAAAGCATTCGTTAAAACAGCAAAAGGAGAAGAAGTTTTAGAAGCGGATATTTTACTTTCTGCTGTTGGTATCAAAACTAACATTGAAAATATCGGTTTAGAAGAAGTAGGTATCGCTACTGACAGAGATAAAATCTTAGTTGATGCGTACAACGCTACCAATATTCCAGGTTACTATGCTATTGGTGATGTAACTCCAGGACAGGCTTTAGCTCACGTAGCTTCGGCTGAAGGAATTAACTGTGTGGAGAAAATTGCTGGTATGCACGTTCAACCTATCGATTACGGAAATGTTCCTGGTTGTACTTATGCTACTCCGGAAATTGCTTCTGTAGGTTTAACAGAAAAAGCGGCAAGAGAAAAAGGATACGATTTGAAAATTGGAAAATTCCCATTCGTAGCTTCTGGAAAAGCCAAAGCATCTGGAAATGCTGACGGATTTGTGAAAGTAATCTTCGACGCTAAATACGGTGAGTGGTTAGGTTGCCACATGATTGGAGCTGGTGTAACTGATATGATTGCTGAGGCAGTTGTGGCTCGTAAACTAGAAACTACAGGTCACGAAATCCTTAAAGCTATCCACCCACACCCAACAATGAGTGAGGCCGTTATGGAAGCTGTAGCAGCTGCTTACGGTGAAGTGATTCACATATAATCCTCAAAATAAATTTCAAAATAATAAAATCCGATGTTTCTACTAATCGGATTTTTTTTGCTCAAGTAAACTTGGATACTTAAAAAGAAGAAATTGTTTTTCTCATTATTTCTTAACTATCTTTTATTTTTCAAAAAAACAAAAAAATCCTACGTAATATTTTTATTTACTATATTTGATATTAGCCATTTTTTGACAAAAACTCTTTTGTTGTTAAAATAATGAAGTAAAATTCAATCGAAAAATACCTTAAAATCATATAGTAATGAAGCAAAACGCTATCACAATCCATAACAAAATAATTTATATGTTTTTGTGCATGCTGTTTTTAGCTATTCCAAAAATCAAAGCACAAGAAAACAGTATAAAAGTAGATAACAGCGCATTTGCCGAAAAAATATACCTGCAACTTGACCGAAAAGTTTACACTAATGGAGACACTGTTTGGTTCAAATGTATTATTATTAATGCCTCTGAAAACATCCCTTCTGTATTAAGTAATGTGTTATATGTAGAATTAATTAATGCGGATAAAAAGCTAATTCAAAAAAAGTCAATCAAAATAGAAAACGGAATTGGACAAGGGAATTTTGATTTGGATAAAAAAATCACAAAAGGCAATTACCTTATCAGAGCCTATACTAGATGGAATGAAAATTTCGATACTGACTTCATTTTTGAAGAATATATTCAGGTATTCCCCAATGATTTAAATGGAATAGATGCCATTCAAAACATCAAATTAATTCAAGAAGAAAATGGGAATGACCATTTGGAAATACAATTCAATCCACAAGTAATTGATTCGTTACAAAAGAATAAACTGGCTGTATTTCTTACTATTGACGATAAAAAAGATAGTTTGCTCATCAAAAAAAAACAAAGACAAATACATTCTAGAGTACAAAATTAGCAAAGGAAGTCAATTTGCTAACATAAAAATTCAAACCGAAAACCAAAAAACTTACAGCAAAAATATTGTATTAAACAAAGATTATCTTGATTTACAGTTTTTTCCAGAAAGCGGTGAACTCGTAGAGGGGCTCTCTTCAAAAATTGGCTTTAAAGCGCTGGAAGCAAATGGCAAAGGCAAAGTAATTGAAGGCGAAATCATTGATGAAAAAGACAACCTTATTACTTCATTCAAAAGCAACCCTCTTGGAATGGGAATATTTTATTTGGCAAAAGTTGATCCTAACAAAAAGTATTTTGCCAAAATCAAATCAAATTCGGTAAAATACCCATTGCCTAAAGTAGCTACTACAGGAACTATTTTATCTCTAAACAAACAAGGAAACAAAATACTCCTGAATATTGGGTCTAACCATATCATCAACGATAGTGTCTTTTTAAAAATTTCTTTCAGAGGAATTGAATTACATCAAAAAGGAATAACTTTAAAAGAAGGAAATTATAGTTCTTACATAACAACTGACTTCATACCCGAAGGAATAGTCGCTTTTACCCTATTAGATTCAAGCAAAAAACCTATCGCAGAAAGACTCTATTTCAATGAAAAACCACAAAGTCGATTAAAAATTGACCTCAGCACTGACAAAGAGAAATATGATAAACGAAATCAAACTACACTTAGCATTCAAACCAAAAATGAAAACAACGAACCAATTAAAGCCAACACATCGGTACTAGTGATTCGAAAAGACGAATTAGGAAAGATGCAAAGTTTACGTCAAAACATTCTCTCCTATTTTTTAATTGACTCTGAATTAAAAGGAAATATAGAAAATCCAGGTTATTATTTTGAAAACAAAAGCAATAAGCATTTTGACTTGGAGGCACTTATGCTCACTCAGGGATGGAGCAAATACAACTATTCAAAAAACTACCAAAACATTGCTTTTGCTCCCGAAAAATCACTAACTATTTCAGGTAAAGTAAATAGTCTTTTTTCCGAAAAAAAGGAAAACAAGGATTAGACTTAACCATGATGACTTCTGGAAAAAGCAAAGGCTTTTACAAACAAGTAACAGATAGTTTAGGAAAATTCAGCTTCAATTTAGATGATGAATATGGTAGCGAAATGGAAGTACTTATTCAAACCTCTAAAAGTTCTAACAAAAATACCAATAATCCTGTAGTTATTGATTATAAAAAACCGACTACGATTTCATTTGAAAATAAACTTTCAATTGAACAAGTAGATAGTATTGTGGCTCCATTCATTCAAAGAAATAAAATGCAAAAGGAATGGAATGAAAAATTAGATATGCAGTTTGGTAGTATTCTTTTAAATCAGGTAAACATTATTAATGAAAGTAATCCCAACCGAAAAAAAGTCACCGAAAGATATGGCAAACCCGAAACCATCATTAGTGGTAAGGAAATACAATCAAAAGAACAAAAATGGTCGTATGGATTATACAGTATACTTCTATTTAACTATCTCGACAAAGTGACTATACAAAGAAATTCAGAACAATTTTTAGAAGCTATTGTCAACAATATGCCTACAGTGGTACTTATTGATGGAATTCCTGTTATGTATCATGATTATGTACACATTCCAAATATCCCCCCAAGTGAAGTAAAAAGCTTTGAAATTATTGAATATGCTAATGGTTTTGCACAATTGTACTGCGAGGTTCACCCAGAAATTAGCCCTTTCCTCCACCTGGTCTTATTTGAGGAAATGTAATTGCTATCTATACCCACGCAGGAATAGTGCTATTTGGTGCCTACAAACCAAAAGGAATAACCAAAACAAGTATTCCTGTTTTTGCTGCAGCTAAAGAATTTTATGCTCCTAAATATGATACTATTCAACCAGATGATTGGAAAACTCCTGATTTGAGAACATTAGTACATTGGCAACCCATCCTAAAAACCGATGATTCAGGGAAAGCAACTGCCTCTTTTTACAATACAGATAGTAAAGGAGAAAATACAGTAATCATCGAAGCCATTTCTGAAAACGGAGATATTGGTTATCAAATTCTTGATTATGAAATAAAATAGCTTAATCTTTTTTTAAGCAAAAACACCAACAAATAAAACATTTTCCTTCTTAAAAAGATAAATTTTTAATTCTTAACTAAACTGAATAAAAATTATTTCAAAATACCTTAGGATTTTACATACTAATTTCATAATTTAATAGTTGTAAAAATAATACCACATTCGCATACGATTTAACTGAATTTCTTAACCATTAAATCCATAAGTTATGTCTAAACTAAGCCTCTATGAAAACAACTGGATTAACCTAGTTTTCGAAAACCGAAACAAAGAGTACGGTGCGTTTCAATTACGCCAAGAAATAACCAAAACTTCTTTTCGAGCCCTTACGCTGAGAATTGTATTATGCACTTCGTTAATCGTATTGCCCAACCTCTTACATCTCATTAATGGTAAAGTTGTCTCACCTCCACCGACAATAAATTGGGACGAAACAATAATTCAATTAAAGGATATTTATACTCCAGAACAAAAAAAAGAAGCAACACCACCTGCGGCACCTCCAGCTCAGAGTCAAAAAGTGACGGATGCAATTGAAAAAACAAAGCAACTGATTAATCCAACAGTAGTAAAACCAATTGAGGCAACACCTACATAAAAATATACTTTAGACAAAACTGAACCTACAGATAAACCAGCAGATGGACTAACTGTTAGCGGAACAAGTTCTGAAATAAAAGGAGGTGTAATTGGAGGGACTGGAACTGAAAGTAGTACGGGTACAGCCGAAGGAACCAACACTGAAGTCATGATCGATGCCGTATTAGACAAAAAACCACAATTTCCAGGTGGAATCGAAAAATTCTACCGTTATGTAGGAACACATTTTAACAGCCCAACTATGGATGAAAGCAAAACGGTTCGTATTTTAGTTTCATTTGTAGTTGAAAAAGATGGAAGCATGACTAGTATTAAAGTGACTCATAAACCTGGTGCTGCCTTAGAAAAAGAAGCCATTCGAGTATTGAATTCGATTAAAATGAAATGGTCTCCAGGAATCTACAATGCAAAACCTGTTAGAACAGCCTACAACTTACCTATTGTTGTTCAGGTAGAATAAGTAATATTCGACAAAAATCTCAAAAGCATTCGACAAAAATCGAATGCTTTATTGTTTTGCAATAACAACTATAAAATATTGTAGATATTTAAGCATTTTATAACAAAACTCTCTATAAGCTTGAACATATAAACAGCACATTTTACAACTAGATTACGTATCTTTGAAGCCTTAAATTTGATTTATGGAAACTACTTTAAATACTTCCACAGCAGTTGGAACCCAAGGTACCGCCGAACCAAATGGTACTAAACCAAAATGGCTAAAAGTAAAACTTCCAATAGGAAAAAAATATACTGAACTTCGTGGACTAGTTGACAAATACAGTTTAAACACCATTTGTACATCCGGAAGCTGCCCTAACATGGGAGAATGCTGGGGTGAAGGAACCGCTACCTTTATGATTTTAGGGAATACTTGTACACGTTCTTGTGGCTTTTGCGGTGTAAAAACAGGTCGTCCGGAAACAGTAGACTGGGATGAACCAGAAAAAGTAGCCCGTTCTATTAAAATCATGAATATTAAACATGCAGTAATTACCAGTGTTGACCGTGACGATTTGAAAGACGGTGGTTCTATCATCTGGATGGAAACAGTAAGAGCTATCCGCAGAATGAACCCAAATACAACTCTTGAAACTTTAATTCCGGACTTTCAGGGAATCGAAAGAAATATTGATCGAATTGTGGAAGCAAATCCAGAAGTAGTTTCTCACAATATGGAAACTGTGCGCAGACTAACACGAGAGGTACGTATTCAAGCGAAATACGATCGTAGTTTAGAAGTTTTACGATACTTAAAAGAAAAAGGAATCAACAGAACCAAATCTGGAATAATGTTAGGCCTTGGTGAAGAAGAAGAAGAAGTATTCCAAACTATGCGTGATTTACGTGCCGCAAACGTTGATGTAGTCACTATTGGGCAATATTTACAACCAAGTAAAAAACATTTACCCGTTAAGGAATTCATCACACCGGAACAATTTGCCCGATACGAACAATTTGGATTAGAATTAGGATTCCGTCATGTAGAAAGCGGTCCTTTGGTTCGTTCTTCTTATAAAGCTCAAAAACATATTTTATAATTAAGCCAATTGGGTTATTTGTTTATTCGGTTACTTGTAAAGGATTAAAAATAAACGAATAAACAAATAAACGAATAAACACTACAATTGAAAACAAGAATTGCCATCAATGGTTTTGGTCGTATAGGCCGAAATTTATTCCGTCTACTTTTAAATCATCCAGAAATAGAAGTAGTTGCCATTAATGATATTGCCGATATCCAAACAATGGCTCATCTTATCAAATACGACAGTATACATGGCGTTTTACCACATACGGTAATTGCTAACGAAAATGGCTTTTCTATTGATGAACAAGACTTTTTATTTTTTCACGAAAAAAATATCTCTGACCTAAATTGGAAAGAATTAAATATTGACTTTGTCATAGAGTCAACTGGAAAACATAAATCCTACGAAGTTTTAAACCAGCATATAATTGCTGGTGCTAAAAAAGTGATTCTTTCTGCTCCTTCTGAAGTAGACAACATCAAAACAGTCGTTTTAGGAGTAAATGAACATATTTTAGACGGTAGCGAAACAATTATTTCAAATGCAAGTTGTACAACAAACAATGCTGCGCCAATGATTAAAATAATTGATGCACTGTGTGGTATTGAACAAGCATATATTACAACCATCCACTCATTTACTACTGATCAAAGTTTGCACGACCAGCCACACAAGGATTTACGAAGAGCTAGAGGTGCAAGCCAGTCAATTGTTCCTACGACAACAGGTGCCGCAAAAGCACTAACAAAAATTTTTCCTATATTAGACGGCAAAATTGGAGGTTGTGGTATTCGAGTACCTGTTCCTGATGGTTCGCTTACTGATATTACTTTTAATGTAAAAAAAGCAGTATCCATAGCTGAAATCAATGAAGCATTCAAAATGGCATCACAAAATGAACTAAAAGGCATTTTAGATTACACCGAAGACCCAATAGTTTCTGTCGATATAATAGGAAATAAAAATTCCTGCTTATTTGATGCCCAACTTACCTCTGTCATTGACAAAATGGTAAAAGTTGTTGGTTGGTATGATAACGAAATTGGGTATTCATCACGATTAATTGATTTAATACTTTTGACCAAATCAAACTAACTAAATGAAATTACAAATCAAATTTCTACTGATTTTAGTTTTTTTATTTAATTTCTCTCTGTATTCTCAAAAAAAGAAACAGACAGCATAAGCTATTACAAAAGCTTAGCTTATACGAATAGTAAGACAAACAAATACAAAGAAGTCTTTTTATATACACAAAAAGCTATTGATTACGCTCGAGAGCATGCCAACCTAAAAGAACAGGCTATACAAACCGCTCAAATGGGTAAAATCTTTTATGGTTTGAAAAAGTATGAAGATGCCGTTGAAAAATTAACAGAAAGTATACATCTTTTCAAAACACTTAAACCAACACCAGAATACGCTAAAGCATTTTATTATCTAGGATTAAGCCAAATTCAGGATTCCAATTTTATCGCAGCAAAAATCAGTATAAACAAAGCGGCTACAATTTCAAAGTCCTTAGAAATAAAAGAAAATGAGGACTTAATTTCACTTCAAACAGCCATTATTAATAGGGCAACCAACAACATTGAAGAAGCAACAACGCTATTCAATAACATTATTATCAAACCAGAATCGCCAAACAACCTATATACAAAAGCGGAAGCTTTGTACCAAATGGGGCTCATCGAAAAACAAAACAATCGAAATAATTTAGCCTTGAATTATTTCAATAAGGCATTAAATCTAAATGCTAAAAATCAAAATTTAGATCAAAAGTCAAATATTTTATTAGCTATTAGTCAAGTATATGACAAAATGCTGGATAAAAGCAACGCTTACTCCTTTCTAAAATCACACCTTAATTTAAAAGAAAGTATTGCAATTTCAAATAATAAAAAATTAGGCATAAACGATTATGAAGCGTTCAAAGAAAATCAAAAAAAACTAGCTCTTGCTCGATTAGAGAAAAAGAAAAAAGAACAAGAACGTGATGAAAATTTTTCACGTTTGATTAATTATTTATCTATTGCTTTAATCACAATTCTTTCGCTATGGTGTTTCTGCTTGTACAAAAACAACAACATAAAGAAAAAAACAAACTTACTGCTTCAAGAAAAAAACAAAGAACTACGAATAGCTAAAGAAATAGCCGAAAAAGCCTCAAATGCCAGAGCTGAATTTCTTTCGACTGTAAGTCATGAATTAAGAACACCACTCAATGCTATTAATGGTATTACGCATCTTTTGCTAGAAGAAAAGCCAAAACAATCCCAATTACACTACTTAAGTTCATTACAATATTCAGGTAATTATTTGACAGCTTTTATAAATGACATCTTAGATATTAATAAAATTGATTCGAATAAAATCGAATTAGAAAAGATCAATTTTGACTTACGAAAATTACTCAATGATATAAAAAACTCTTTGAGTGAAGTGGCTACAAAAAACAGAAATGAGTTCATACTAGATTTTGACAATCAAATTCCAAATAATTTAATTGGTGATCCTATCCGTCTATCTCAAATCTTTATGAACTTAATCAACAAT from Flavobacterium nitratireducens includes:
- a CDS encoding ABC transporter substrate-binding protein translates to MNLFFKKIIFLIVLVNFVSCKKNEHSTTTSDTSQKNEIEYSTNLSIYKYKSYSIVKISNPWPDANKDFTYILKEKNATIPDSLSKYTSITIPLQSIVVTSTTNIPFIEMLNEERKLLGFPHTDYISSQKTRQLIDEGIVKNIGQNERLDIEKLIDLAPEVIVAFGIDNNNPMIANLEKSGLKVLIQADWMEQSPLGKAEWIKLYAALFGKEKEGKKLFDAIVKNYNDALKLVANQKAEATVLYGSIYQNQWFVAKGNSWVAQFMKDAKSNYLWANTEGSGSLGLPFEKILEKAKTAQVWIATGSFKNLKELGNSNPHYNQFNAFTQKNVYTFESKLGATGGTIYYELAPSRPDLVLKDYIKIFHPELLPDYNFTFVQKLN
- a CDS encoding energy transducer TonB produces the protein MIDAVLDKKPQFPGGIEKFYRYVGTHFNSPTMDESKTVRILVSFVVEKDGSMTSIKVTHKPGAALEKEAIRVLNSIKMKWSPGIYNAKPVRTAYNLPIVVQVE
- the lpdA gene encoding dihydrolipoyl dehydrogenase: MKYDVIVLGSGPGGYVTAIRASQLGFKVAVVEKENLGGVCLNWGCIPTKALLKSAQVFDYLKHASDYGLTVSEFDKDFPAVIKRSRNVADGMSKGITFLMKKNKIDVIEGFGKLKPGKKLDVTAKDGNVTEYSADHIIIATGARSRELPNLPQDGVKVIGYRQAMTLPEQPKKMIIVGSGAIGVEFAHFYNSMGTEVTIVEFMPNVVPVEDEDISKEFEKALKKSGITVMTNSSVERIDTTGKGVKAFVKTAKGEEVLEADILLSAVGIKTNIENIGLEEVGIATDRDKILVDAYNATNIPGYYAIGDVTPGQALAHVASAEGINCVEKIAGMHVQPIDYGNVPGCTYATPEIASVGLTEKAAREKGYDLKIGKFPFVASGKAKASGNADGFVKVIFDAKYGEWLGCHMIGAGVTDMIAEAVVARKLETTGHEILKAIHPHPTMSEAVMEAVAAAYGEVIHI
- a CDS encoding TonB-dependent receptor plug domain-containing protein, with protein sequence MCFGTKKGVIQSAANELEEVVISDSKFALPKEKSGKVIVKITADDLKKRPGQSVATVLSTVAGVEVNGNQSSAGKNQSYYIRGGRNRQTLILIDGIPVTDASGINFDYDLRLIPVEQVESIEIMKGAASTLYGTGAATGVINITLKKAAKKPIAGNVYMNVGTQTTAQDKDYSAQEYNQGFLFNGKTEKFNYFASLNSSEITGISEAKAPNGESFEDDSFSRVNSLVKFGFTPTKKLSFDFFANYDRLKNDFDDNAFADNPNNYGKSEQYRVGFSPKYKYDNGELVVNTAASLMDRGLFQYGGLTKYKSRNVSVDAFNKYQISTDFFVVTGTQFQFFDMSINSLYTNIPNELATYNLIDPYVTAVYNSNFGLNINAGARLNIHSKYGNHFVYNINPSYHFENLPLKIISSFSTAYIAPSLYQLYATYGGNMNLEAEENSTVETGFELAFLNKKIVLNSVAFYRQEKSAIEYGTAYFNANGKYNSKGIETSFTWVFNNKINLNANYTFTQTEDKMVINSFPDITANLYNPKHKVNAAIDYQFVPGAFVGVSYQYLDKRQGFMGYPPVVSVLDSYQLLNATAKYELIKNRMNVFASVTNITNEDFVEVVGYNTRGRNFKVGLNINF
- a CDS encoding MG2 domain-containing protein, with product MKQNAITIHNKIIYMFLCMLFLAIPKIKAQENSIKVDNSAFAEKIYLQLDRKVYTNGDTVWFKCIIINASENIPSVLSNVLYVELINADKKLIQKKSIKIENGIGQGNFDLDKKITKGNYLIRAYTRWNENFDTDFIFEEYIQVFPNDLNGIDAIQNIKLIQEENGNDHLEIQFNPQVIDSLQKNKLAVFLTIDDKKDSLLIKKKQRQIHSRVQN
- a CDS encoding iron ABC transporter permease, whose protein sequence is MKKQKQHSLTFFFLVIGLLFLFFTNISLGSINIPFKEIYHSLTGGIASKSSWEYIIINYRLPKAITVVLVGFGLSTSGLLMQTLFRNPLAGPYVLGLSSGASLGVAFVILGASLLPGFLQKIVLSPYGIVLASTLGSTTVLLAVIVVSIRLRDTMTILIVGLMFGSLSSAIVGTLSFFSTAEQLQKFTFWSLGNLGNLSWNSIIILAICVSLGLLLSLASIKALNALLLGENYARSLGLNYQKSRLIIILATSILAGSITAFAGPIAFIGLAVPHIAKLVFQTSNHTILFWSTLLFGAMIMLVCDTISQVPGGEISLPINAVTSIFGAPIVIWLLVRKQKMIG